One Streptomyces sp. P9-A2 DNA window includes the following coding sequences:
- a CDS encoding AIM24 family protein: MFRLQGSKVLAVEMTGDAVKAKNGSMVAYDGDMAFKKLSGGGDGIRGMVTRRLTGEQMTVMEVKGRGVCWFADRAAEINLVGLRGDTLYVESSNLLATDGGLRTGTSFTGLRGASQGNGLFTTTVEGHGQAAIMSDGPAVLLRVAPQYPLTVDPGAYVAHQGNLRQSLQSGVSFRTLLGEGGGEAFQMRFEGDGLVYVQPSERNTIAGDV, from the coding sequence ATGTTCCGACTTCAGGGCAGCAAGGTGCTCGCCGTCGAGATGACCGGGGACGCCGTAAAGGCGAAGAACGGCTCGATGGTCGCGTACGACGGCGACATGGCGTTCAAGAAGCTCAGCGGTGGCGGGGACGGCATCCGAGGGATGGTGACCCGGCGGCTGACCGGTGAGCAGATGACGGTGATGGAGGTGAAGGGGCGCGGGGTCTGCTGGTTCGCGGACCGGGCCGCCGAGATCAATCTGGTCGGACTCCGGGGGGACACGCTCTACGTGGAGTCGAGCAACCTGCTGGCGACCGACGGCGGCCTGCGCACGGGGACCAGTTTCACCGGTCTGCGCGGCGCCTCCCAGGGCAACGGGCTGTTCACGACCACCGTCGAGGGACACGGCCAGGCGGCGATCATGTCGGACGGGCCCGCGGTACTGCTCCGGGTCGCTCCGCAGTACCCGCTGACCGTCGACCCCGGCGCCTATGTGGCCCACCAGGGGAATCTTCGACAGTCCCTCCAGTCCGGGGTGTCGTTCCGCACGCTGCTCGGGGAGGGCGGCGGCGAGGCCTTCCAGATGCGGTTCGAGGGCGACGGGCTGGTGTACGTCCAGCCCAGTGAGCGGAACACGATCGCGGGAGACGTCTGA
- a CDS encoding AIM24 family protein, whose amino-acid sequence MPFQEINSKVVEATLVPGQRLFSQRGAMLAYRGEVAFTPNTMGGQGGLRSMIGRRVAGEDTPLMTVEGSGTVLFGHGGHHIQVINLSGDTLYVEADRLLAFEGTLEQGTMFLGSQGGVMGMVRGQVSGQGLFTTTLKGHGSVAVMAHGGVIEIPITPQRPIHVDPQAYVAHHGAVRNKLSTALGWRDMVGRGSGEAFQLELSGSGAVFVQASEEKL is encoded by the coding sequence ATGCCCTTCCAGGAGATCAACTCGAAGGTCGTCGAGGCGACCTTGGTGCCCGGTCAGCGGCTGTTCAGCCAGCGCGGCGCGATGCTCGCCTACCGGGGCGAGGTCGCCTTCACCCCCAACACGATGGGCGGCCAGGGCGGGCTCCGGTCGATGATCGGCCGGCGGGTGGCGGGCGAGGACACGCCCCTGATGACCGTCGAGGGCAGCGGCACGGTCCTGTTCGGGCACGGCGGCCACCACATCCAGGTGATCAACCTCTCCGGGGACACCCTGTACGTCGAGGCGGACCGCCTGCTGGCGTTCGAGGGCACGCTGGAGCAGGGCACGATGTTCCTGGGCTCGCAGGGCGGGGTGATGGGCATGGTCCGGGGCCAGGTCTCCGGGCAGGGTTTGTTCACCACCACACTCAAGGGGCACGGCTCCGTGGCGGTCATGGCGCACGGGGGCGTGATCGAGATCCCGATCACACCGCAGCGTCCGATCCACGTCGACCCGCAGGCCTACGTCGCCCATCACGGCGCCGTCCGCAACAAGTTGTCGACCGCGCTCGGCTGGCGGGACATGGTGGGGCGCGGCTCCGGCGAGGCGTTCCAACTGGAGCTCAGCGGCAGCGGCGCGGTGTTCGTCCAGGCGTCGGAGGAGAAGCTTTGA